In Clarias gariepinus isolate MV-2021 ecotype Netherlands chromosome 1, CGAR_prim_01v2, whole genome shotgun sequence, one DNA window encodes the following:
- the zzz3 gene encoding ZZ-type zinc finger-containing protein 3 — protein sequence MAASRSSRVTRSSVGLNGLDENFCGRTLRNRSIAQPEETSPPPTPRTRLPSKKQDCQQAGTQSGKVAEGESLPTHRKRGLSVSEKDEPERSETSERVRAVGGQESSPSLKRAKRCSHSGEPQGTEEEPVPKSESPDPAAAKGNDEDSKSDFASNSPSDSGLALSVSLDKECEEEKDEDKEECGPFLPAVESHKATNGLAEVHKDDLESAVLPADPCACPTTLTNSPSLPNGSQVAASTLDPIVPCTSLLLKQVDEFNGPQADAERNCSADQVSEVVLSLEPEVEVEVDVVGDTSQVQDEHVAKESTNGGLVVDLQDPLDDCSNISGETAGLSSQLPTEPPSFTEPQEHRYTLRTSPRRTSCVGGPRCSSPKPGSPHMDNGLLKDEVAAVPLDLDDSACHKEPLTDEPSLVSEADSELSEHAGARVGEDTGLLVSKVTRSTKEPSVGQAEEEEVEDDDPDVYYFESDHLALKHNKDYQRLLQTISVLEAQRTQAILDLEALARHQKQALTNPVAFVDQLQKQVELGLPCPQRVVQLPEIAWDQYTSGRSEFERDFCDKKRKTRQLKLIFDKVGVPARPKSPTDSKKESDNSGVYSSLPSSDAPELGMLRNRTHMIRGRLYHQNKPDTFNQLWTVEEQKKLEQLLLKFPPEEVESKRWQKIADELGNRTAKQVASRVQKYFIKLTKAGIPVPGRTPNLCMYNKKTSNKRQHHLNKHLYRPSTFLTSYEPPVYMEDEDERSSFMSGLQDGTAHDSDEDSIPVELRHLPEFKELQELKRLRKQKIHEFQCESALTQHVGYKCDMCGMEPIQGVRWHCQDCPQDNAADFCANCADCAFKTDTHTPSHRLEPIQQAETFLDRDYCLPASAAYNYLDPNYYPANR from the exons ATGGCCGCGTCCCGTTCTTCGCGTGTCACAAGATCATCAGTGGGGTTAAATGGACTGGACGAAAACTTTTGTGGCCGAACCCTCAGGAACCGCAGCATCGCACAGCCAGAGGAGACCTCGCCTCCTCCCACACCCAGGACTCGCTTGCCCTCGAAGAAGCAGGACTGCCAGCAGGCCGGGACTCAGTCAGGCAAGGTAGCCGAAGGAGAGTCTCTGCCCACCCACAGGAAACGGGGCTTGTCTGTCTCTGAGAAAGACGAGCCAGAGAGGTCAGAAACCTCAGAACGAGTTCGGGCTGTGGGAGGACAAGAATCCTCTCCTTCCCTGAAGAGGGCTAAGCGGTGCTCTCACTCAGGGGAACCCCAAGGAACTGAAGAGGAACCGGTTCCCAAATCCGAGAGCCCTGATCCGGCTGCGGCCAAGGGCAACGATGAGGACTCTAAATCGGACTTTGCTTCAAACTCTCCCTCAGATTCGGGCTTGGCGTTGTCTGTCAGCCTCGACAAAGAGTGTGAGGAGGAAAAGGACGAGGACAAAGAGGAATGTGGTCCTTTTCTGCCAGCTGTCGAGTCCCACAAGGCGACCAATGGCCTAGCTGAGGTCCATAAGGATGACTTAGAATCTGCGGTTTTGCCTGCAGACCCCTGTGCCTGCCCCACAACGCTCACGAACAGTCCCTCGCTGCCCAATGGCAGCCAAGTGGCAGCTTCAACCCTGGACCCCATTGTGCCTTGTACATCCCTGCTTCTTAAACAGGTGGATGAGTTCAATGGCCCTCAGGCCGATGCAGAGAGGAACTGCTCAGCTGATCAGGTCTCTGAAGTTGTCCTGTCTCTGGAGCCTGAGGTTGAGGTTGAGGTGGACGTGGTCGGGGACACTAGCCAGGTCCAGGACGAGCACGTGGCTAAGGAGAGCACTAACGGTGGCCTGGTTGTGGATCTGCAGGACCCATTGGACGATTGCTCAAATATCTCAGGGGAAACAGCAGGGCTGTCCTCCCAGCTTCCCACGGAGCCACCTTCTTTCACAGAGCCTCAAGAGCATAGGTACACCCTGAGGACTTCCCCTCGCCGCACCTCCTGTGTCGGTGGGCCAAGATGCAGCTCCCCCAAGCCTGGTTCCCCCCACATGGATAACGGATTACTGAAGGACGAGGTCGCGGCTGTTCCTCTTGACCTGGATGACTCGGCCTGCCATAAAGAACCTCTGACCGATGAGCCGAGCCTCGTCAGCGAGGCCGACAGCGAACTCTCTGAACACGCAGGGGCCAGGGTCGGTGAAGATACCGGCTTGTTGGTTAGTAAAGTTACCAGATCCACCAAAGAACCATCGGTCGGGCAGGCCGAGGAGGAAGAGGTGGAGGACGACGATCCTGATGTCTACTACTTCGAGTCAGATCACTTGGCTCTTAAACACAACAAAGA CTATCAGAGACTGCTCCAGACCATCAGTGTGCTGGAGGCCCAAAGAACCCAGGCCATCCTGGATCTGGAGGCACTTGCTCGCCACCAGAAGCAGGCCCTGACCAACCCTGTCGCCTTTGTggaccagcttcagaaacag gTGGAGTTGGGCTTGCCCTGTCCGCAGAGAGTCGTCCAGCTTCCCGAAATCGCGTGGGACCAGTACACCTCAGGCCGCAGTGAATTCGAAAGGGACTTTTGTGACAAGAAGCGCAAGACCAGGCAGTTGAAGTTAATTTTCGACAAAG TTGGCGTACCGGCAAGACCAAAAAGTCCGACCGATTCCAAGAAGGAGAGCGACAACTCTGGTGTGTACTCGTCTCTGCCTTCCAGCGACGCTCCAGAACTCGGCATGCTTAGAAACAGGACACAC ATGATTAGAGGGAGACTGTATCACCAGAACAAACCAGACACCTTTAACCAGCTGTGGACGGTGGAGGAGCAG AAGAAGCTGGAGCAGCTGCTCCTCAAGTTCCCACCCGAGGAGGTGGAGTCCAAACGGTGGCAGAAGATCGCAGACGAGTTGGGGAACAGGACGGCCAAACAG GTCGCCAGCCGGGTGCAAAAGTATTTCATTAAACTGACAAAGGCGGGAATTCCAGTCCCAGGGCGAACTCCAAACCTGTGCATGTACAACAAAAAG ACCTCGAATAAGAGGCAGCACCACCTCAACAAGCACCTGTACCGGCCGTCCACCTTCCTCACGTCCTACGAGCCACCCGTCTACATGGAGGACGAGGACGAGCGCTCGAGCTTCATGAGTGGCCTGCAGGACGGCACGGCCCACGATTCG GATGAGGACAGTATACCGGTGGAGCTGAGGCACCTGCCAGAGTTTAAAGAGCTGCAGGAGCTGAAGAGACTCAGGAAGCAGAAGATTCACGAGTTCCAGTGTGAGAGCGCCCTGACACAGCACGTAGGCTACaag